CCCCTTGTTGTAAGCTTCCTCGAAGGCCTTGGCAGCGTAATAAGCGGCTCTAAAGCCATAACCCATGCCTCCACCGTGAATGGGATTTACAGTGTAGCCAGCATCGCCTATTACGACGACACCTGGCCCGACCATAGTATTCGACGGCCTGCGTGTGGGTAGCGGCGCACCAGCAGCCGTTATGACACGGTGTTTTAGCCTTAGGAGGCTATGCTCAACAAGCTTCTCCCGGTAGATCTGCATAGGGCTCGGATATCCCATGCCTCCCTGTACACCGAGGCCAACATTGCTTCGGTGGCTCGTCTCGGGGAAGAACCACCAGTAGCCTCCGGGAGCTATCTCCTGGTTCAAGTATATCCTTATGACGTTTGGTTCTTCGATCTCGTAATCTTCATACTCTATTATCTCGCGGTATGCTATGTTGGTATCCCTTGGATCTATATCCTCGTAGATAGGCCAGTCGCGTGGTAGTCTTCGCCTTATAACCCTAGAGAATCCGGTAGCCTCAATCACAAGACTCGCATACAGTTCCACTACGCGTCCATCCTTAGACTTTGCCTTAACCCCGATGACCTTGCCGCCAGAGATTATCGGTTCAAGTATGCTAGTCTCGTAGAGAACCTCGGCGCCACGGTTTAAGGCATCCTCGACAAGCCAGCGGCCAAAGGCTGTACGGTCAATAATGTAGCCTTTACCGTGAACACGATAGCGGACCTCCTCGCTTGGAGAGTAAATATCAATAGCTGTAACCCGGTTCTTAAGCACGCTAGAGGGAGGTTCGGGCAGATGTGACTCAGTTATGTGGTGGGCTCCGAGTGCGTCGCCACATGGTTTGCTCCATAGCTTCTCCGGTCGGTTACGTTCAATACCTAGAACGCGGAAGCCCATGCGAGCTAGGTGCCAGAGTGCAACACTACCCGCTGGTCCCAAGCCGGCGACTATAACGTCGTAGCGGGGCTCATTCTTCATGATTCTGGGCCCTCAGGCGTTTTGTGCTCGGGAAACTTCCCCTCATCAACCGGCATTTAACCTTACCCCCAAACGTTGGAGGCTACGATTCCGTCGAGCCTGGTGTAGCTAGGTGTCGGGACTAGTACTAATAGGGGTGCCAGAGTAAACCTAGCTTAAGGACTGGGGGTGTGGGATATGTCCTTCATATGGAGGCGTAGATTTAGCGACATATTCGACGAGATAGAGGAAATGATTAGAGAAATGGAGCGACTTGCTGAGGCGATGCTAGGGGGATTCGAGACTAGAATGCCGCGTGGCGAGTTTAAGGGCCCCATAGTCTACGGTGTACGGATAACAATAGGGCCAGATGGCAGACCAATAATCGAGGAGTTTGGTAATGTTAAGAGGCGCGGTCGCCGAGCAATAATCGAAGAGGCTGTAGAGCCCCTCGTAGAGGTAATAGATGAGAAGGATAAGGTAGTAGTTATTGCTGAGATACCAGGTGTTGAGAAGGACAAGATAGACATACGCATTAAGGACGGCAAGCTGATAATAAGGGCTGAGGATAGGGAACGTAAGTACTACAAGGAGATAGAACTACCTCCAAACATTAAGCCAGAGACTGCAAAGGCAAAGTACAAGAATGGCGTACTTGAGGTAACGATCGAGAAAGAAAAGCCCGAGGAAGAAAAGGAGGAAGGCGGAATAAGGGTCAAGGTCGAATAGCACTAAGCAACTATATAGCCTAGCTCCTCTAGCTCCTCTCTTTTAACAGGTTCGACCCTAGCCTTCTCGGAGACTATAGCACTAATCCCTTCCGGATCCACTATTACCAGCGTAAACTTCACTCTACCCTCTTTTGCATCCAGTATAAGTTTGCGGGCCCTCTTGCAAGCTTCTCGATCAGCATCGGGCGAGGAGCAAGCAGCTTCAAGAGCCTCAAGGAACCTATCAAATACACCCTCAACGGTTGTTATAAATCCCGTTGCTGCGGGCCCAGGCATCATCTTGAGGTCTAGTTCGGGTACTACTATAGAGGCTGACGAAGCCTTTACGACTATTACATTCAAGTCCTCAGGCTTTTCAACACGGTATACTATCTTGCGTGGTCCATGCGCTTCAGCTAGGCGTACATCTGTAAATCTATAACCGCAACTGTTGCACTTGGCGCTGGTTAGTAACACCTTGCCTACAAGAGGCATATCATATAGGTAGTCCTCTATCCTAAGAGTCTTACGGCTGCAAACTGGGCACTCGACAACGAGTTCATTAATTTTTACGAGTTTCTCCCTGTGTTGCTTCTCGGGACGGGTCATTGTCCCTCCTCGTGGCATTATGTGAAGACACAACTTGCTCCCATTAAATATCGATGTGCATCACTATCTTCAAACCTTTACTTTAGTCTTTAGGCCTTATCAGCTATTTTTGTGAAAGGTTTACTACCCTCTGTTCCGTACTACGGGGCCTGCTTAATTAAGGCTTAGCTAGTGGGCTGTTAGGGCATGTGTGCAGCACGTAGAGCGTAATTGCTGGGCAGCATTGATATAGCAATGGCTATACAAGTTCCATATAGGCGCTAAGCAACGGTGTGGGAGTTATGGCTAGACAGCCTAGCGATACGCAGATAATTGACGTCGTCGTACCATCGCCCAAGAAAGTGGTTAGCGTCAAGCTGGAGGTCGAAATAATAGAGGAGCTTGACCGTACCTGGCGCGCCCTAGGTTATACAAGCAGAAGCGAGTTCATTCGTGAAGCAATCCTCTACTACATGCAGGTTGTACAGGCCCGACGTGCTGCCACAAGTGCAGCAATACGCGGAGACAACATGGGAAGGGTTTTAGCTAATGGTGAGGCTGGTGCAGAGGAAGTTGAGGAAGAAGAATTTGTTGAAGAGGAAGGTGTTGTATAGAAATCGGCTTATTAGTCCCTGGTTCTGATTTACAGCTATGTTCTTTCCTCCTATTCCGTCTTCCTCTTCTCTTGATGGCTCTTAATCATCTTTAGAATATCTCTAAGTGCCTCGCTAAATGCTCGCGAACAATTCTCGAAGTCCTGGATAATCCTCAGCAGTACAGCTTCAGGGTCGTCAATGTAGTACTTGTACCTTGGCCTGCCAACGCCTGCCTTCTTTTCTCTTGTACGCGACACAAAGCCTATCTCTACCAGTTTTGATAAACTCCTATTGACTGTTGCCTTACTAAGCTTCAATATTTGTGTAAGGTCGTCGACAGAATACTCTCCACCCTTTAGCAGCTCAAAGAGAATCATTGCATCAGTCTCACTTAGGTCGTAGCAGAACCTCAACCCCTCAACAACAACTGTTTCCTTGCCGGTAGGTAGTTTAAGCTTATAGCGGAGTGCAGCCTCCGCATGTAGCCCCTCCACTCGCGCCTCACCATAAGTTAGTGTAAAAGGTATCCCCACTATATTTATTTACATTGAAATTGTTCTCTTGAACTATATGCTTAGCCTAAACCGCTAGTCTAGGTGTAATAAAAACCTCTATGAATGCAGCAGCTACAAGTAATGCTGCAGCCTTACCCATTGCTGTTAATGCATCAGCTAAAGCATCCCATAAGCTTCTTCGAGCAGTAAGGGGTAGCCTCATGCCTACAGCGGCAGCATATACGAATACTGATATCTCAATTACACCGTGTGGTGCAACAAGTAACAGTAGCTCGCTAAGTCTCCGTCCAGTTGAGAGCCAGAGGCTAGTCAGTGAACCGAGTATGTAGCCATTAAATCCGAGTATCAGAAGGCCCGGTATGTATGCAGCTGAAAACACGATAATTCTTGCCATTAAGGCAAAGTTATGTGAAGCAATCACTATAAACTTGGACCACTCGTCAAGTACGGCTATAGGTTCAACACTCTTGACAGCAGTCTCGACCACGCTGTGCGAGGGAGCTAAGAGACCCATGGCAAAGCCGGTAATGTATATAGCAGCTGCTACCAGCATTGATGCACCAAGTCCTTGGCGCATGGCTTTCCCTAGTGCTATGTTTGAAGCCTGGAGTGGGTAGAAATATGTGGGTAGACGACTAGCTCTAAAACTATGTGGAGAGTGATGAGCGACTCCGGACCGAACACTCTCCTAAACAATGTGGAGCCGTGTGAGGCCTGACTCCACAATAGGGTGGTACAGGGCTGTGATGACGCCCCTACCATAGAGCCCCGGGTGCATGTAAGGCTAATAGCTCTGGTAGAGCCGGGGGATGAATGAGTGGTCCTTAGCTGAGCCTTCCTGGGGGACGTGGTCATGGTACTCTACGCTGATGCACATATGCATACAAGCCCTCAAGGCCTTGGAGCTCTAGAGGTTGGCAAGAGGTTTAGGAGTGCTGGTGGATGGTTTGCAGCCCTAGTAATGTTGCCTCCTTGGCACTACCTTGACGAGTTTAAACCGTCGCTGGAGTACTATGAGAAGGCGCTGAAGGTGTTTCTCTCGGAGTGTGAAAAGCTGCGTTCAACTGGGTTGCGTGTTGTATGCCTGGCAGGTTTTCATCCAGCCGAAGTAGATAAGCTTGTATCGCGTGGGTTAACACCGGAACAAGTGCTTGAACTTGCTGAGGCCGTGCTTAGGCTCGAGGAGGAGCTATGCAGGAAAGGCGTCTTGCAGGGGATAGGGGAGATTGGAAGGCAGCACTACAAGACCTCTCCTGAGCGCTTCGCGATAGCTGAGACCATCATGATTAGGGCACTTGAGATTGCAAGGGATAACGACTGTATAGTGCACCTACACCTAGAGAACGCAGGACCTGCTACGGCAAGAACCGTTGATAGAATCGTTAGGCTTGTAAAGATTGATAGGAGAAGAATATTGTTCCATCATGCGTCTGTACGTGTCGCGAGAGAAGCTACTATGCTGGGATACACAGCTACTATACCCGGTAAGCTTGAAGCATTAAGGAGGGCGTTTAGCGAGCTTAGCCCAGGATTCATGGTTGAGTCAGACTATATTGATGATCCTCATAGACCGTGTGTATCAGTGTGTCCGTGGGATATGGTTAGGTTTCAGGGAGAGCTACTGGAAAGGGGGGAAGTAGACGAGGAACTACTCGTAAAGGTGAATATAGACAATATAGTTGAGTTTTACCGTGTTGAACCTCCCTAGCTTCCAAGCATTATTACCCGTAGCGCTTCCTCGCGGTCAAGCTTAGTGGCAACCATATAGCTGTCGGAGATAGCCCTTAGGTCCGGGTTGTTGCCACTAATCATCACGGTATGGAGCCTAGCGTTTACCTTGTTAAGGCTTCTCCTAATGGTATCAATTGCTATCTTGTCCTCGCCATCCGTTATGAGTATGATGTCTGAAACCTTTGATCTCTGAAGCTTCGTAGCTATATCATCTACCGCGGTTAGTATAGCTCTTGTAATGTCGGTTCCACCGTTAGCTCTTATCCTCGCTACATACTCAAGCAGCTTTACTACATCCCTTCCATGGACACGTTTCGGTATATATAACGGAGGGTATGGTATGCTATCGAAGAATCTTATGTAAAACTCGCGTTTCTCCCTAATTGCTCTCTGAGCTAGGGCTAGTGCTACAGCTTTAGCCCATATAATTTTCATGCCCATCATGCTCCCGCTCTTGTCCAATAGCACATAGAACTTCCCATACTCCTCGCTTACAACTTTCTTGTAGAGTAGCAGATTCCTCTCAGCAAATTTTAGCAAGAATAAATCTGTAGGAAGAGCTAGCTCACTAGCAACAACCCGCTCTATATCGCTGCCAAGCTCGTAGCCATCGAGTTCGCCGCGTGGGCTACGAATTTTCCGCGTCCTTATGTAGGCCTCTGTGCTCTCAATAGTCTTTAGTGCCTCTAGCAGTACCTTCACATCTGTGTTGCGTGCTAAGTTTATTACATCCTGGATGACATCATCGAGGCTCAGCATTGATGCGTTACCAGCTGTAAACCTCATAGCGAGATTGGTTAGCTCCTTGGCCTGCTGTGCGACGTCCCTGGCTGTTTCAAGAGCTTTCCGTACACTCTCACGTATATTTTCGGCATTGAGTCCTTGCTCGGCGTCGGCTGCGCTCTTTGACCTGGTTTCGCCTCCCTGTGGTCTTGGAAGCTTATTCAACTCTTTTAGTAATGCTTCGAGAAAAATAGCGGATGCAACCATGCTGGTTGTAGAGTCGGCTATAGTGTGTCGGCGCACGTCTCGCAGCTGTGGCGCTTCAAGCATGCTTGAGAGCACCAGGTACTGTATGGTTTGTTTTTCGTCTCTTGCATCAGGCATTTGGAGCACAGGGAAGGGTAGGAACAACATATAGTAAACGCTTATTGCGAGGTCTACGTCTAGGTATTTAGAGACCGTCTCTGAGTTGAACGCCTCGGGTGCAAGTTTCTTCAATAAACCTATTATTCTTTCACCGCGATACCTTATGGGTGGGTCCTCATAGTTGATGCCACGTATAAAGCTCATAGTTACATCCCCAGCTTATACGATATCTTCTCGAGGACATCGTCAATCTCTCTGAGAGTATCGTTTGCTAGTGCACGTACACGCTGGTCATCTGCTTCGCGTAGAATGTTTATGATCCTGGTTTTAGCTATTTTGAGGCTGCGAAAGAGATCCACTAGCCTTGGGTCGTAGCTTCTCATCGTCTCTACTAGCCTAGCGGCCTCGCGTACATTTGCACGTATATCAGATAGCTCCTTGAGATACCTTTCTGGCATTTTGAGTTCCTCTGACAGTATGATAGATACCTTGTCGAAGTCCTCGATGTCTCTCGGCGCTATGTACTTGAGTACTATTAGATCCCTCTCCTTAGCTCTGAGCCTACCCTCAAGCAGCGCATTAGCAGCTATAATCTTCAGCGATTTGGCCTTACGCCTATCTGTGAGATGTATGCCCCTCTCTTCGAATACCGCGAAGAGTCTTAGGAGCTTTGGCTTGATAGCTGAAAGGTCAACACTAAATATGAGTTTGTGGAGCTGCTGCAGTGAATCTATGTCTAGTACCGGCCTAGCTGGTGAAACTTTTCCAGCCTCTATCATCCAGCCAGCCTCGAGTAACTCGCTCCACTTGTTTTCTGGAAGTGGTTTCGCATACTGGCGGAGGAGAAAGCGATCGTAGATAGCTTCTAGTTCAGGCTCCTCCGGCACCCTGTTCGTTGCACCAATAAGGCTCCATAGTGGAACCCTAACCTCCGTATAACCGTCGTACCAAATACGCTCCTGCATTATGCTGAGCAGCGCGTTTAGCACGGCAGAGTTTGCATTGAATACCTCGTCGAGAAAGACTATCTCAGCCTCCGGCATCTTGCCCTTAGTTATCCTCACGTAGCGGCCCTCGCGTAACGCGTTAAGGTCAAGAGGCCCGAAGAGTTCGCTTGGCTCAGTATACTTTGTGAGCAAGTACTTAAAGAACTTTGCATTTATGAGCTCGGCAGCTCTACGGGCAAGTGCAGACTTTGCCGTGCCAGGCTCTCCTACAAGCAGTGCATGCTCGCGGGCTATGATGGCTAGTGTTATTGCCTTGCCCTCCTCCTCCCTGCCTACAAATGGCTCTATTAGCATGTTGTAGAACTTCTTAGCCTTATCTAGCAGCTCTTTAACAGCTTCACTAGCCTGCATTATTACCGCTGCCCATATCTATACCTCTAAGCTAGCTAAAGGGGATATATCTAGCGTTCCATGTATAGCGTTGTGGGGTGTGCTGAGCCCGGTTTTCAGCTGATAACGAGTGATGAGGAGTTGCTCTACTGACCCCTCTAGCAACTCTATTGGCGTGTCGGTAACCGGTGCACTCTTCATCCGCTATGTCGCGTCAAGAGACGGGGTTTATCCTCATCCACCGCTCTAATCTGTTGTATAGAGGGTGGAGGCATATTAGGGCTGCAACTACACCGGTAAAGCATGGAGTTTGAGTGATGATAATTGCACGTCGCATACCCCGCAGCCACGGGGGATGTTGTGCCTCCACCGGGGCTGAATCCTTCTACAACTCCGGCGGGGATGGGAGTGTATGGATGTTGAAAAGCTAGGAGAGTGCCTCTTGGGTAGGCTTGAAGCTCAAAGCATAGTTGTCGAGAACAAATGTGATGAACGTATAGTTTTAGAGGCGATCGAGGTCAAGTACTATGTCGTCGTAAACGTTCGAGGAGGCAGGGATGGCGTGATCGAGGAACGCCCTGCAAGGAGGGAGATAACCGAAAGGATTGGGGTTGATAGTGTTCTTGACCCAGGTTCTAGGTTTGAAGTATACTTTGGAACAGTTGAGAACATCGAGGAGTTGAATGTAATCGTTAGGGTTGGCGACAAACTGTACCGTGTACCGTTGGCGGCAGAGGCTAGCAGTGGCACTATGTAGTTGCCAGTATGTCTTGTATGCCAGTTCTAATCATTGCCACAGCTATTGCTGCTAGAAGCATAGCCATTATCTTCGACAGTGCTATCGCTCCATTTTTCCCTAATAAGTTCATTAGCTTCTGGCTGTGATAGAGCATCAGGAATGTTATAGCAGTATTTACAGTTACGCTCGCCAGAGCATATGTTAGCCCATGCACGGCCCTTACGTAGAGAACAGTTGCTATAGCAGCTGGACCTGCTAGCAACGGTGTTGCAAGCGGCACTATTGCTATTGACTCAACCTCTTCCGGGTGCCTTATCATTTCGGCTTCTGTCCAGCCAAGGATTCCAGCTATACCGTAGATGAGGAGTACGATGCCGCCAGCTATGCGGAAGTCTGCTAACGTGAGCCCGAAATAGCTTAGAGCGGTATTTCCTGTGAGGGCAAATACGAACAATATGCTGGTAGCTACTATGCAGCTCTGCTTAACTATTCGCACCCTTAGCCTGGCGTCAAGCCTGGCTGTTAGACTATAGAATAGCGGTGCGTTGCCGATAGGGTCTATTGCTATGAATAGGAGGACTATAGACTGTACTAGTGTTTCAGTGTTAGCCCCGCCGCTTGGCTGCATAGCGCTCCAGTGCCTCCACAATCCTTTCTATAAGCTTTTTTCTGCACTCCTCAACACAGTTTTCAATACATTGCCGGTCGTCCAGATCGCAGCCACTACTATAACTGCACTCCGACCTACAGCCCCTATCATTGACCGTTAGGACATAGATTCCGAGCCTGGTGTCGACAACAGTATTCAATACTACGAGGCCTACACCGGACTCTCTAATAATCCTGGCAACGAGTTCCGGTGGGTCTAAGTCGCGTTGGTATATGAAACCGCCAAGCTGTTTAAAGGCGCTAGCAATGCGTCGGCTAAGTTCAGCCATCTCCAAGAGATTTTGCACCGGGGGGTAAGTAGCGGAGATTAGCTACCCGATTATACCTAACGTCTCCGGTGCTAGGGGTCAATGTACGAGTGTGCATTGCTGCTAGTACCTATCATAACTGCTGTACTACTAGCCTTACATTATATCGTGCTAAAAAGGGTGTATGGTAGCCGGCTGAGACTAGTATATATTGTGAATGCTGGGGCTGTTGTTCTTACGATTGTATCGCTACTCTTTTTGCTTCTACGCTGTGGAACGAGCTAGCGCTACCATTATTAAACATGTGTTAAGGAGAACCCATAGCTGTATGGGGGCGGGAGTAGTGGTTGACTATTATTCACAGCGTGAGTCTATACATGTAGCGCACCTTGAGGGGTTAGCATCTACTGGCATGATTAAGCAGTTCAAGGTTGAGGACTGTGAACATCCTGGCATGGGAAGAATAGTTGCAGAGTTAGTTGATGGAAGAACATATGTAACTAAGTGTATTGATTCAAGGGGATTAAAGAAGGTGGTAATGTATCTCCAGTACGCGTCAAACCTAAGCAGACTTATCGTAGAGGGCATCGCAGAGGAGGAGCGGGAAGAGCAAGGGTAGAAGCATAGATTAGGGCTACCCCTGGTGCATGTTGGAGGGTGGTCATGCCATGGGCAAGAGGATGCGTATGACGCTCCCAAAGAAGGAGGAGGACCTACAGAAGGTCGTTGAGGAGGTATCGGAACTCCATAATCATCACCATCATCACCATCACCATGAGATTGAGGGTCTGGACGAGATATTGCATACTATAGATGTGTT
This DNA window, taken from Hyperthermus butylicus DSM 5456, encodes the following:
- the lrs14 gene encoding HTH-type transcriptional regulator Lrs14, whose amino-acid sequence is MEGLHAEAALRYKLKLPTGKETVVVEGLRFCYDLSETDAMILFELLKGGEYSVDDLTQILKLSKATVNRSLSKLVEIGFVSRTREKKAGVGRPRYKYYIDDPEAVLLRIIQDFENCSRAFSEALRDILKMIKSHQEKRKTE
- a CDS encoding vWA domain-containing protein; its protein translation is MSFIRGINYEDPPIRYRGERIIGLLKKLAPEAFNSETVSKYLDVDLAISVYYMLFLPFPVLQMPDARDEKQTIQYLVLSSMLEAPQLRDVRRHTIADSTTSMVASAIFLEALLKELNKLPRPQGGETRSKSAADAEQGLNAENIRESVRKALETARDVAQQAKELTNLAMRFTAGNASMLSLDDVIQDVINLARNTDVKVLLEALKTIESTEAYIRTRKIRSPRGELDGYELGSDIERVVASELALPTDLFLLKFAERNLLLYKKVVSEEYGKFYVLLDKSGSMMGMKIIWAKAVALALAQRAIREKREFYIRFFDSIPYPPLYIPKRVHGRDVVKLLEYVARIRANGGTDITRAILTAVDDIATKLQRSKVSDIILITDGEDKIAIDTIRRSLNKVNARLHTVMISGNNPDLRAISDSYMVATKLDREEALRVIMLGS
- a CDS encoding TatD family hydrolase, with the translated sequence MVLYADAHMHTSPQGLGALEVGKRFRSAGGWFAALVMLPPWHYLDEFKPSLEYYEKALKVFLSECEKLRSTGLRVVCLAGFHPAEVDKLVSRGLTPEQVLELAEAVLRLEEELCRKGVLQGIGEIGRQHYKTSPERFAIAETIMIRALEIARDNDCIVHLHLENAGPATARTVDRIVRLVKIDRRRILFHHASVRVAREATMLGYTATIPGKLEALRRAFSELSPGFMVESDYIDDPHRPCVSVCPWDMVRFQGELLERGEVDEELLVKVNIDNIVEFYRVEPP
- a CDS encoding ribbon-helix-helix domain-containing protein, whose translation is MARQPSDTQIIDVVVPSPKKVVSVKLEVEIIEELDRTWRALGYTSRSEFIREAILYYMQVVQARRAATSAAIRGDNMGRVLANGEAGAEEVEEEEFVEEEGVV
- a CDS encoding digeranylgeranylglycerophospholipid reductase, whose amino-acid sequence is MKNEPRYDVIVAGLGPAGSVALWHLARMGFRVLGIERNRPEKLWSKPCGDALGAHHITESHLPEPPSSVLKNRVTAIDIYSPSEEVRYRVHGKGYIIDRTAFGRWLVEDALNRGAEVLYETSILEPIISGGKVIGVKAKSKDGRVVELYASLVIEATGFSRVIRRRLPRDWPIYEDIDPRDTNIAYREIIEYEDYEIEEPNVIRIYLNQEIAPGGYWWFFPETSHRSNVGLGVQGGMGYPSPMQIYREKLVEHSLLRLKHRVITAAGAPLPTRRPSNTMVGPGVVVIGDAGYTVNPIHGGGMGYGFRAAYYAAKAFEEAYNKGRFDEEALWSLNTSYMRSIGAKQASLDVFRRFLQRLGNDDIEFGMKHKLIPETDVLYASETGELKLSVIEKAMIVLRGLRRPTLLAKLKTVADYMKKIKELYMRYPENPSGLKQWVREVENLLKEYEARLGS
- a CDS encoding MarC family protein, with protein sequence MQPSGGANTETLVQSIVLLFIAIDPIGNAPLFYSLTARLDARLRVRIVKQSCIVATSILFVFALTGNTALSYFGLTLADFRIAGGIVLLIYGIAGILGWTEAEMIRHPEEVESIAIVPLATPLLAGPAAIATVLYVRAVHGLTYALASVTVNTAITFLMLYHSQKLMNLLGKNGAIALSKIMAMLLAAIAVAMIRTGIQDILATT
- a CDS encoding ZPR1 zinc finger domain-containing protein: MTRPEKQHREKLVKINELVVECPVCSRKTLRIEDYLYDMPLVGKVLLTSAKCNSCGYRFTDVRLAEAHGPRKIVYRVEKPEDLNVIVVKASSASIVVPELDLKMMPGPAATGFITTVEGVFDRFLEALEAACSSPDADREACKRARKLILDAKEGRVKFTLVIVDPEGISAIVSEKARVEPVKREELEELGYIVA
- the hsp20 gene encoding archaeal heat shock protein Hsp20; this translates as MSFIWRRRFSDIFDEIEEMIREMERLAEAMLGGFETRMPRGEFKGPIVYGVRITIGPDGRPIIEEFGNVKRRGRRAIIEEAVEPLVEVIDEKDKVVVIAEIPGVEKDKIDIRIKDGKLIIRAEDRERKYYKEIELPPNIKPETAKAKYKNGVLEVTIEKEKPEEEKEEGGIRVKVE
- a CDS encoding stage II sporulation protein M → MRQGLGASMLVAAAIYITGFAMGLLAPSHSVVETAVKSVEPIAVLDEWSKFIVIASHNFALMARIIVFSAAYIPGLLILGFNGYILGSLTSLWLSTGRRLSELLLLVAPHGVIEISVFVYAAAVGMRLPLTARRSLWDALADALTAMGKAAALLVAAAFIEVFITPRLAV
- a CDS encoding AAA family ATPase, with translation MQASEAVKELLDKAKKFYNMLIEPFVGREEEGKAITLAIIAREHALLVGEPGTAKSALARRAAELINAKFFKYLLTKYTEPSELFGPLDLNALREGRYVRITKGKMPEAEIVFLDEVFNANSAVLNALLSIMQERIWYDGYTEVRVPLWSLIGATNRVPEEPELEAIYDRFLLRQYAKPLPENKWSELLEAGWMIEAGKVSPARPVLDIDSLQQLHKLIFSVDLSAIKPKLLRLFAVFEERGIHLTDRRKAKSLKIIAANALLEGRLRAKERDLIVLKYIAPRDIEDFDKVSIILSEELKMPERYLKELSDIRANVREAARLVETMRSYDPRLVDLFRSLKIAKTRIINILREADDQRVRALANDTLREIDDVLEKISYKLGM